The Neodiprion lecontei isolate iyNeoLeco1 chromosome 2, iyNeoLeco1.1, whole genome shotgun sequence genome segment GCTTCAAGAGAGGAAAGGTAACATCCATatccaaaaaaattccacaaacTTGTTCCTTCAACAGCTACGAACAAATAAAGGAATACTGGAAAAATATGGTCAGTAGATGTTGACTCGTATGAAAATCGTCAACTTCTATTCATTCGCAAATCTGTTAATCGATCTCTGTTGTTAAAGTTGGTATCTGAGTAAAAGTTAACAACGAACGCATCAGAATTTCATCTCCATGACTAGAAAATGATGTGcgcttattttttagtatGGCTATAATCTACCAGAAAGTGGTGTGGGACTGATTTATTATCAAGTGTGTTTTCCCTGGCCTGAACAAAACTACTATCACTATCCTAGCTGCTGCATTAAAGCTGTCCAGCCCACACAACTTTTCCCAGACAATGGGGAACATATAACGCAGCAGTTCCTTCAAGATCTCACTGAAAGAGTGCCCACGATTTTTGGTTCGACGCTAAAATTACAAGAATTACCCTCACGACCACGTTCCGATAACTGGCAAAAAGTATGTGCAAAATTGCACAGACAAATCATATAAAACTCAATATAGaagcaataaaattttactaacagaaaaaatattcaaatttgttttatacATCTGTTCTCAGAATGATCACAAGGAGAATATTTTAAATCAGTCATCATGGGTAGCTCGGAATACAAACAAAATtccaaataaacaattgacACCATGTAATTCTCGGAGTAGTGCAAATCCTGGCTACAAATTGCCTGTGAATTATCTTGCCCAGATTGATGTAAATTACCTCGGTGCTTTATCcactttttcaaataattccgGAACCTCGAGACTGATGCATAACGtaataaaagataaaaacCTGAGGGATGCTCTCAATATAAAACGATTTGTGAGCACATGTTCGACTGATAAAAGAATCCTAGCAGATTGttatgaaaagttttttcctCCAGAAAAGAAATCAAAGTTTTCACAACTTCCTTCCGATTCATGTATTAAGGAATATGGCTCTTCACCATTATCGGATAAGCCTAACATAAAAGTGGAAACTATGTGTTCATCTCAATTGATTAAATCTGATTCTGATAAATCacaaatattgaatgaaaTCAGTGAAAAAGTGGACGACACGTCGTTAAATTATATGCTACGTAGAAGAAGTAGCTTTGATTTAAACGATTTTTGTGCAGGATTAGATGAAAACAATTTGTCTGTTGGGTTACTGGATAAGAATATTGCTTTGTGCCCAGAGAAAAGTGACatcgataaaaatgaatttgatgGGCCCAATAGTGTATTGGAAGTGCAAAGCCATTATTTTACCAATATTCCTGATAAATCGCAGTGTAATGAAATTACAGATTTGGTCAATACTTCACTACAGCAGGACAAACAGTCAGAGAAAATCAAACCgttatcaaaattgaaattcaataacttGTTCGGCAGGAAATCAAAAACTCAAAGAACATCGACAATGAACTTGGGAAAGCACATGCAAAAAAGCAACTTTAAAACAAACAATATCGACTTTTACTTTAAAGGGAAAAAGCAGGTGTGTAATCACGTAGgtaattacatttttgttGCCTGATTCCAATTTCACGAATTTTCAGGTGAATGTAagccatttttcaaaagtgccaaTAAAACCTTCAATGCCGAAGCTTATTCAAACGAACTTGACCATCAAAAGTGGCGGAAAAATAGAACTGGTAATTTCAAGAATTATTAGAAAGAAATACACATTTATCTCATAGTACTACATCTAATTACTGATAATATTGGGAattgtttctgttttttagTGTGACGCaaataagaaagaaaggcAATAGACTAAAATCTCAACACCCTGCCAGAAAGGATTTACCGAATGATTGGCAATTGATTATCAATCCATATTATtcaatctgtttttttttaaagatattaTTAATATAGTACTATTAAATAGTTATCATTTGAAGTTTTTTAGCTATGGAGTTGTATAACTAGCCATACATTTgggaatgattaaaaatttccagtAAGTTAGAGCAAATGCTGTATTTTTAAAACCATTTTAtagaattcatttttaaaagtttcataggaagtataaaaaatatttcattaataTCTAAGTCACAGGTATTATGTCCGCAGATTTAAATATACTACCGATTCATAGTGCAAAATGATAgtgttgattaaaaatttcatgagaTCATTCTTATGTATTCTAACTTTTAAACtattttaaactttgttttACTGCTTAAATATAAAGTTATAATGCTACCCTCGATTTGGTATAAAATCAATCCAAATATCGAGTGCAACATGTAATTACTCAgtcaataaataattcagtCAGCAATAAATCACACATTTTTGACTacagtaaataataaaataagtataaaataGGGACATCTGTGTTTTCATTCATTGCTTAATAATACCTACCTTTTCCAGCcttatttaatatttcttgTGTTTTGTATAAGCATCAACCACTGCTAACAGTGCTTTTCTATCTCGGTCACTTACTATTCCAATCTCTATAAGGTCCTGGTCATTCAAAGTTAGAAATAAGCTCATATCAACCTAAGTAACAAAAACTGAGCCATTAGTTAAATACATAAAGTTTTCTGataagtataatttatttaataataactaACATAAGAATTTACCATTCGTAGATTAGAAACTTATATCATTCATACACACCTCTTCTGCTAAGAATGTTGAGATATGATGGGCCAattcaaattgtttcaataCTGTAACAAGCTTAGCCTGTTCTGAATTAAGGACCATTCCACGAGGCGGCGTTTTATAGTGTGGGGGTGTGGGTGTATCCTCTCCACAGATATCTTCATCCTCGAAATCTAATGGCAAACAGGGAGATCGAGGAGGACTGAACTGTGGTTCAAAGGTGAGATTGATTTGGTCCTTTCTAGAATGATCAGTGATCTTGGAAGTCAACGAATGAATATCGTGTGTTCTGAAAGGGCGTTAAAAACTCTTTATAATTGAACTCAGATTGGTAACGATGGACAGTTCTGTAAGTTCAGTTTCATACAATATCCTGGGTTGGCTCTGAAACTAgctctaaaaaaatttaggatTACTGTTATGCGCTTTTTAAAATTGTGGAATCAGTGTTTACCATTTTCTAAACTGACATTATTAATAAATGCAGATTGAAAGTATAGTTTGTTTTAAATAGaccaaattttattcaccatCAGTATAGTTACCTCTGCAACGGAAGTGCTAGCATATGGCTATCAGGTGGTTTATCGAATGTGAAGATGGTgcgttgtttttgttttggaCGGTAGAATGTGCAATCTACTTTCTTTGTCGGTTTTTGGATAGGACTTGAAGCTGATATAAGATTCGGTGATTTAGCAAACCATGAGTCTAAATTGTAAATTAAGTTTGGAGATATCACTgctttattttcataataaagCTCTTTCACGTAAAGCAAGTTAATATTTGGTGGTTTCACTTCTTTTGTCATTACTTTATCATTCACTAGTTCTGGTTTCAACTTTAGATTTCTTTCCTctgatgaaataattgtacTCGATCTTGGAGCAAGTCCTGTACTTTTAATATTATTAGATATTTTGTCACGACAATAGCCATCATTTGTGCTCCCTGattcttttttaattgataTATTGTCTGATGTATTGTTCCAATAATCATTCACATCGCATTGCGATTTAGCTAGGGCTCGGATTTCTGGAAATATAGACTGCCGCATCACTAGATGAGTGTACACACCtggtataaaattaatttgatgTAACAATTGATGACGAAAAGATGATTATTTGTTAATTGgagtaaatgaaatttatgtTCACAATCGAATGCATGGATGAATAGTTCTTGCTATGTGCGTCAATTTGATTCTTAAAATTGTAGCGACTTACTAAATAATTAGACAAGCCTTAAATTTGTAACCTACTTTCATCCTCCACTTTCAATCCCAAACtcaagagtttgaaaaatagctTCTTGTCGTTTCTCATAGCAGCAACGCACAGTGGTGTAACATCATCATGTACTGAATTTGCTAGCATCGAAGTGTGAGCTTTATAGATTGTTTCGAACATCTCGTGGCTAATTCCAGCAGCCAGGGTCAGTATTGATGTTCCTAAGAGAAATATTTCCGGGATTAGCCTGCTTATGGATTATCGTTgaacaatgaaaattataaatgtaaggaaaaataaatatgcagACGAGACTTTTATACCGTGATATAATACGAGCAAAGgaacatgaaattaaattatgtACCCAAATAGTTCCTTTGTGTTAAATCAGCGCCATATTCTATAAGGACTTCTACTGTTTGAAGTTTGTTGGCCCGAACAGCCTGCATCAAAGGGGTCCAGCCGAACTTATTCTTTCTGTCAATGTTgcaattatgatttttctttaaaatatCCCTCACTGATTCTGTACAGCCATTACTTGCGCTTACATGCAACAGACTGTCTCCATAGTTGTTAACAGCGTTTAGTGAGTattctgaaaattaatataGGAAAAATTGACTTGGAAAAACTTGTAGGTAATGTTGTTTATTTACTAGTACGATAAATGATTGactttcaccatttttttgaAGAATCTTCCTCAATTCTACATCCAAGCCCAGGCTGGATACTTTTTGTCGCTTTATTGCAGACATATCCTTTCTTATATTGAATCAATCGCACACGGTAACTCATCAATACATTATGCAATCAAGTATCTGTTTATTAACAGTGAAACtactaaaatgaaaatgttatgCACGACGGCGGTCAAAAGCGGTTTCAAGCAGGTGTTTAAAAGTAATCAGGTTGCAATTTTAGAGCTTCGTTCTTCGAAATTAATGTCAACAACTCCACAGAGTTGCCAAAAGTAATCCTGCGTTTGATCCCTTGTATCTGGACGGTGACAAATAGGTCACACAAAtgacaataacaataaatgaTAATAGACATGTCAGCACAGCTTTGAGAGCCGAAATTGGCGCTGCTACTCAAATGACGAATAGCAAATATATTTGCGTCTTTATCTGATATAGGTGAATCATCAAGTTTTGAAAGTTTAATCATAATTACAACCAGATTTTTATATGGTAAAAAAACGAAGCGCCGAAATCTCACAGGAATAATTTCAGTAAATTCGTAAGAATAAAAGGTTGCATTGTTTGTCTTTCCGGGGTATGTAAAATGTGCATTCGGAAATAAGTAATTAATAACGCCTCATTATCttaaattgtttgtttttgcaaTGTGGGCTTGGAAATTTCGGGGTCGTCAAAAAATTCGCGACGACCCCGTCACGGCGCTTATCATTACTCTTGGTCGGCGAGCTCACCTGAAACTGCTACTTCTTACCTCTATCGGCGACATCGATAACTAATATATATCCGTGGGTCGATTTTCCTCACGTCAACAGAATTCTCCTGATTGTACTGTCAGCTGTGTCAGAAATATTAGCTGTTAAGTATTTAGTGAAACAAATAGCTTAAACAATGGTAAATATAAACCGTAAACTAAACCGATTCACGTGACCCTTGAGTCACGTGACATTTTCGTTAATATTGTCTATCGTTTTCTCCAGTCTTTTGGCGAGAAAATAGCGTCTATAATGGAAAGACCCGGACAGGATCCAGTCACCAAAGACGAAGTGCCTTGGTGGATGAAGTATGCTGGTCGCGGTGTAGGAACAATCGGTGGTTTTTGTGAGTAACAgcgtgaatatttatttttaaataaagctAACCTAATTTGCACTattcattttctcatttcacaATTTCACAATTCTATTTTTccgcgtgaaaaaaataacaaacaagACTTGAACAGTTATCTGGCTATTACTCGTGTCAATTaagcaatatttttcaagcttTAGGGTTACACGCTGGTTTAACGAATAATCTTTAATGACGTATTTCAGTCGCTATCCTCCTCGGAGCATGGGGTTGCGTTGGTATTATAATGGGATCGGTGTCTGCTCTGATCGCTGGCATGTGGCAGATGGTCGCAGGTTTTCTCGTCATTATAATTGAAGCCCCGTGCTGCTGTCTTTTCATCGACTTTGTACAAAACCTCAGTGACTGGGTGGATCGAAAACCGTATTGGCAAAGAGCTGCTGTTTATTGCCTGTAAGTATCGTCGTCAGAGGTGAATTGGAATAAATGGATCAGCAGTAACCTGCGATTCGACATTCCTTGGAATATGATTGAATTGACTACTTGAAAAtggtttgaaatattttcaagtttcaatgGCGTTATAGAAATTTCTTCAATATATCTGTTTGTTTCTTCTCACCGTTAGAACTTCGTTATTTGTAACTATTCTCACTTGATATCTTAGGCGCATGTGTTCAGCCATATTTGTTTCCTGTTGGATATCTTGTTCTTGCGTTATCAGAGTCAATTAATCATGAGATTTCTCTCTTAAATCATGTATTCGTTTGTATGCTGATTATCTTTCACAAAAAAACTTGTTACAAAAAAGATAGACATCATTCTAGAAGTTATACTCTTTGTATCAATAGGTATTTAAACTATTCAAACATATTAAATTAGAAGTAAAACGTAGTCATATGATTATTAAACCCAATGCTATGAACAAAATCTTGATATTTCTTTTTGCTTTAGTTTATTTTACCGATACAAATCATTCGAGTAAACGTTTACTGCAAACGTTCTCGAAATTTGTGAATTTATCTTACCGGATACTCTGAATAGCTTTTCAGCAAAACGTTTTGCAACAGTGTTCCTGTTCCTTAAAAATCCTAGATTTTTTTACTAAACCATAGCATTTTATACCTACATTTTACAtgtaattgattatttcattattacaGAATTGCGCTTCCAGCTATTATTCTCGATGCTGGATTGGGCACCATATTTGGTAGTGGTTTGATATTCGCAACAGGAATAATATACGGTTTAATGTCCCTCGGAAAGAAGTAAGTACAATCGCAATTAATCATATTGTTTATGTTTTGTCTTTGTTTTATAAAAACAACGTgcaatttatgaaaaattattggaagAATCTCTCCAATAAAATCACACATAAAAAACTACTACTGTAACTGGAAAAGCAATCGCATCTTAACAACATTGGATAAAATACATTCCAACTTACAATTATATTAAGATTAACATTATTTGGTTGGCGAAAATTATCTGCTTATCTGTATTGTTTTATTGTTGATATAATTCGTTGTTTGCTTTCGGCTTTgggaattttaatttaaatgaacTGAAACTGGAAAGAGTGTGCCTGGTTGTATACGTTTAAAGTGAGGACATAAtcgttttcaacattttcaaacgaatttttCAGCTAACCGACTTTTCTTTCATTGGTAGAAAAACTGTTTAGCTAGTGAAATTACTTTGAcgaaaaaacattaaaaaatggCTCCATACAATTGGGTTCGACTGTAAAAAGTCAATGATTAgacttcaaaaatatttaatcgaACATTTGCTgcgtatttgaaatttatattattattatatatataatttaaaaattatagattaaaAACAATCGTGTAACTAACTGTTAAAACAAAGAATCGATTAAGAAAAGTCGAACGTTGATTGTGTATTCCATGTATTTTGTGTGCCTCGAATTTTCGGCGTCATTAAATAATACAGTAACCGCTTAATGGTTTACTAAAAATACTCACACAATGGCTGACAGAGGGTCTAGACCTGACCTGGCAGGAATGACTTCACCCGGAGTTGGCTCCCCGCAGGGTCCCCCGCCTCCCTCATCTGATCATCATACTACTCTCATGGAAGATCCTGATGTCTGGAGGCCAACCTAAacgcgaaaaatttttacttcaccCTCGCTCCTCCACTAATCaggcaataataataataataatacgatgTGCACTGTTACGTATCTAATTGCATCCCTTTTTTATCCAATTGTTTAGGCAATGTATCTATGCAATCACGTAGCTTCTCTgctaattattattgttattattctcTTCCAAAGTActcatttttacatttttacagAGCTTGATTTACCATATGAACATCGGTAATGTATCGATTATTTAATAACAAGACTTGATAGCGTCGATTG includes the following:
- the LOC124293099 gene encoding uncharacterized protein LOC124293099, whose protein sequence is MENENGFIDLNGSELEPQVWVHVLPSFKRGKVTSISKKIPQTCSFNSYEQIKEYWKNMYGYNLPESGVGLIYYQVCFPWPEQNYYHYPSCCIKAVQPTQLFPDNGEHITQQFLQDLTERVPTIFGSTLKLQELPSRPRSDNWQKNDHKENILNQSSWVARNTNKIPNKQLTPCNSRSSANPGYKLPVNYLAQIDVNYLGALSTFSNNSGTSRLMHNVIKDKNLRDALNIKRFVSTCSTDKRILADCYEKFFPPEKKSKFSQLPSDSCIKEYGSSPLSDKPNIKVETMCSSQLIKSDSDKSQILNEISEKVDDTSLNYMLRRRSSFDLNDFCAGLDENNLSVGLLDKNIALCPEKSDIDKNEFDGPNSVLEVQSHYFTNIPDKSQCNEITDLVNTSLQQDKQSEKIKPLSKLKFNNLFGRKSKTQRTSTMNLGKHMQKSNFKTNNIDFYFKGKKQVNVSHFSKVPIKPSMPKLIQTNLTIKSGGKIELCDANKKERQ
- the LOC107223288 gene encoding uncharacterized protein LOC107223288 isoform X2; this translates as METVCCIKNKFGWTPLMQAVRANKLQTVEVLIEYGADLTQRNYLGTSILTLAAGISHEMFETIYKAHTSMLANSVHDDVTPLCVAAMRNDKKLFFKLLSLGLKVEDESVYTHLVMRQSIFPEIRALAKSQCDVNDYWNNTSDNISIKKESGSTNDGYCRDKISNNIKSTGLAPRSSTIISSEERNLKLKPELVNDKVMTKEVKPPNINLLYVKELYYENKAVISPNLIYNLDSWFAKSPNLISASSPIQKPTKKVDCTFYRPKQKQRTIFTFDKPPDSHMLALPLQRTHDIHSLTSKITDHSRKDQINLTFEPQFSPPRSPCLPLDFEDEDICGEDTPTPPHYKTPPRGMVLNSEQAKLVTVLKQFELAHHISTFLAEEVDMSLFLTLNDQDLIEIGIVSDRDRKALLAVVDAYTKHKKY
- the LOC107223288 gene encoding uncharacterized protein LOC107223288 isoform X1, with translation MSAIKRQKVSSLGLDVELRKILQKNEYSLNAVNNYGDSLLHVSASNGCTESVRDILKKNHNCNIDRKNKFGWTPLMQAVRANKLQTVEVLIEYGADLTQRNYLGTSILTLAAGISHEMFETIYKAHTSMLANSVHDDVTPLCVAAMRNDKKLFFKLLSLGLKVEDESVYTHLVMRQSIFPEIRALAKSQCDVNDYWNNTSDNISIKKESGSTNDGYCRDKISNNIKSTGLAPRSSTIISSEERNLKLKPELVNDKVMTKEVKPPNINLLYVKELYYENKAVISPNLIYNLDSWFAKSPNLISASSPIQKPTKKVDCTFYRPKQKQRTIFTFDKPPDSHMLALPLQRTHDIHSLTSKITDHSRKDQINLTFEPQFSPPRSPCLPLDFEDEDICGEDTPTPPHYKTPPRGMVLNSEQAKLVTVLKQFELAHHISTFLAEEVDMSLFLTLNDQDLIEIGIVSDRDRKALLAVVDAYTKHKKY
- the LOC107223288 gene encoding uncharacterized protein LOC107223288 isoform X3, producing the protein MQAVRANKLQTVEVLIEYGADLTQRNYLGTSILTLAAGISHEMFETIYKAHTSMLANSVHDDVTPLCVAAMRNDKKLFFKLLSLGLKVEDESVYTHLVMRQSIFPEIRALAKSQCDVNDYWNNTSDNISIKKESGSTNDGYCRDKISNNIKSTGLAPRSSTIISSEERNLKLKPELVNDKVMTKEVKPPNINLLYVKELYYENKAVISPNLIYNLDSWFAKSPNLISASSPIQKPTKKVDCTFYRPKQKQRTIFTFDKPPDSHMLALPLQRTHDIHSLTSKITDHSRKDQINLTFEPQFSPPRSPCLPLDFEDEDICGEDTPTPPHYKTPPRGMVLNSEQAKLVTVLKQFELAHHISTFLAEEVDMSLFLTLNDQDLIEIGIVSDRDRKALLAVVDAYTKHKKY
- the LOC107223289 gene encoding calcium channel flower isoform X2 — its product is MSFGEKIASIMERPGQDPVTKDEVPWWMKYAGRGVGTIGGFFAILLGAWGCVGIIMGSVSALIAGMWQMVAGFLVIIIEAPCCCLFIDFVQNLSDWVDRKPYWQRAAVYCLIALPAIILDAGLGTIFGSGLIFATGIIYGLMSLGKKGSRPDLAGMTSPGVGSPQGPPPPSSDHHTTLMEDPDVWRPT
- the LOC107223289 gene encoding calcium channel flower isoform X1, translating into MSFGEKIASIMERPGQDPVTKDEVPWWMKYAGRGVGTIGGFFAILLGAWGCVGIIMGSVSALIAGMWQMVAGFLVIIIEAPCCCLFIDFVQNLSDWVDRKPYWQRAAVYCLIALPAIILDAGLGTIFGSGLIFATGIIYGLMSLGKKASVDDMRMAAAVETQVTPSSNMRSTLVENAHPIGFSIAPDSNV